In the genome of Caenorhabditis elegans chromosome IV, the window AGTCGAGAAGAGGATATTCGTAATTTCATGATTGATTTCCAGAAATATCTCCAACAAAATGATTCGCAGTCCTTCCAAGTCCAATTGACGCATTGGCAAacgattatttttcaagaaaaatgtagattcTCTAACAATCAATTGCGGCGGGTGAAGCAATACTATAAGATGTTCACCGATCTTGAAATCATGCCAACTATTAATTTGACGATGCAACTGAAAACGAGAATGTCAACTATCGACAATTATAAGGCCACAACATATATATCAAAAGGAGAAAAGGTGACCGTTGTCAAAATTATCGATGTCGAGAAAAGTGTCATTCCGAAGCTGGAGCGTTTTTCTGTATCAAAACAATTACGCCATGATTCCTATACCGATGGCAAAATTGTTATCGGAATTGGTGGAGATTCGGGAGGAGGAACGACGAAACTTTGTCTTCTGATCGGAAATTGTGATCATGCGAACTCGCCGCACCGAATCGTCCTTCTCGCTGTTTTTGATGACTCTGATTCGCGGGAACTTATCATGGCCTACCTGTCTGATCTTATCGTGAAGATCAACAACTTCACCAGCATCACCTATATGGAAGATGGAAGGGTGGTGACACGTGGCGTTGTCCAAAAAGTAGTCGGTGATTTTAAGTTTACATGTGATTTACTGTCACATAAAAAACAATGTGCCACCTATTTTTGCCCGTTTTGTTTCGAAACCAATCCAAGAGGAGGACTGATGCAAAAGCTTAAAGATCTGAACTTGCAAAAGATATATTTCTTGAGAACAATGAATTCTTACAAGCTCAATTCTAAATACGGTAGCTTTGGTGTCAGATGCGGAAGTGGACcaattcttcaaaatgtcAAGTTGGAACACTACTTGCCTGCAATGCTACACTTGATTGTCGGACTGTTCACGAAATACATCTTTGAGCCGATTTGGATGGCCGTTGTGAGTTTAGACAATAAAACatcatttgaaattcgaagaaaTAAAGAAGAGACAAAAAGAGTTGCCGATTTGAAGATTCAAGACgcgaacaaaaaattcgaagctTCACCACttaagagaaaaagagagatgaAAGCACAGTTTACTGCtctgaaagaagaaaaagtgttATTGGACGAGACGCTGGATGGACTTGCTGGTGGATATCTTAAACAATTTGAGAATGATCTGGAAGAAGTTGGTGCAACACGCCGAGCGTGGTTTCAAATGTACACTGGAAATCACACGAAGCTGATTTTGTCTGAGAAAGGTGTCACAGCTgcattcaaaaatctgaaaaaccacATGACTCCGATGCTTCTGAATGTCAAGAACGCGATGAGCAGGCTGTCCAAAATCATGTCATTGTCGGCCAATCGATTGCTCTCTGACGATGACATCAGCGAATTGGATGAGTCGATGAAGGAATTCGTTGAATTCCTACAAGCTGCCCACCCAGAAGAAtcaatcactcaaaaattgcatGTCCTGGTTGCTCACGTAGTAGAAGTCGCAAAAACGGAAAGGAGCTGGGAAGGCTTTCGGAGCAAGGAATCGAATCGCTTCATGCCGTTTTCAATCGCCTCGAAAGACGCTTCCACTCGGTTAGAAACACAGGGAAAAGATACCTGTACATTGCTAAGGAGCTGTCATGTAGCAATCTAATTTCTGATATGGAGGAAGTAAGTGgaacctttcaaaaaaacaaatcgtaACATTTTCTTTGCAGGACGCCTCGTCTTCCCAATAAACCACCCAGCGCTCTCCCTCACACAATTCTGAACCTTTTCGCAATTAAAATTTCGGGATTTCCTCAATATCATAAAATTCGGGATTTTCTATGGTTAGTTGtgcttaaaattattaaaaaattattaatttcattaaatttcaggtAAAAACATTGACAAGCAGATACTCGGTGCAAATTTGATGGATTTCTCATCAATATTTTGTCGAGGATTTCATAAGCGGAGATGCTCCACATGGTTTCTTTCAACTTGGAAAATTGTCGATGTGACACCTTAGGATTCTATCGAAAAGCTAAAATTCAGGATTTCCTTCGGTTTGTTGGGattaaaattattcgaaaataattgattttatgaaatttcagattgaaaccTTGTCAATGAGCTACTCAGCAAAATTTCGATGGATTTATCTCAAAAAGTTCACCAGGAGTCGAGGCAATTAAGAAATTTCACCGGGTTTCCttattttcgaaagttttacctagaaaaatttcaacttgcATCCGTAAAGCGAAGAAGGAGGCTGATTCCACATAttaaattcgttttttgaatcgatttgtatgtatttttcaattttcaatcttccGTTTCGattatttctttgttttactgttcaaaattaatttttctgtgtttcaataattcaattcTCAATTGTTAGCTActaaattgaataataaaatctattttttatttttttttcaccttgAAACTATTAATTCTGCcttttttctgctaaaatttgcttcaaaaatctatttgcCGCTGCAATGTTTTGCGGACTACGGTACgcaagtacgcaaacaccgcgatGACACATTGCGGACCATTTCGCTGCGTACCTGCGAGatctttctcaaattttacgaGAGATCTAGTTTTTGTGATACCGTGTCCCGAAATGCTCGACGAgtaaacgcgctccattgaacacttttttcgcgcgcattcaaatttagttttttcatgcctccaatatttttgtatgGAAAATTGATCGTTTCGCActgaatttgtaaattttggaagaaaatttttaaccaaaaatgctgaaaaaaaaattaaaattaaattcttgaaaaaaaaattttttttttcacattccaaaaatcacaGATAAGACTACAAAATATCATGAGGGCCACTCCTCGGAAAAAGCTGGGAAAAAAGACAATATTCAAGTCGACTTGGAAACATTCGTAGcttgtttttttcaggaatcgaAACTCAGCAGAACTCTACACATCATCAGTGCATTGAGAAGACAATATAATACGtttataaattggaaaatttattattaatattattcactttattataattaaactttaaaaaaatacatattaacAAAGTTATTAAGAGAGCGGACGCATTTTGTGCAGTGGAGGTGGGTCGCCCTTTTCTGCAAAATCCAGGAGTTCGAGACGAAGAAGTGGATGAAGAAGGCGGTGGAGGTGgactatctgaaaattttccaatttaaaaacctaGGGGAGACTGAATTTTCGGACTTTTACATAAATCTGACTGACcaagagaaaaaaatccgatttttgtaGGAAATCCAGGAGTTCGAGATGAAGAAGTTGATGAAGGTATTGGTGGTGATGGAAtatctgaaatgtttcaatttcaaaacctAGGGAAGGCTGACTTTTCGGAATTATACATCAATTAAACTGACATAGAGAAAAAATAGGGTTTTCTGGCAGATCCAGGAGCTGGAGACGAAGAAGCTGATAAAGATGGCGGACGTGGTGgacgatctgaaatttttccatttataaACCTAGGAAAGACTGAATTTTGGGATTTCTACATGAGTTTTACTATTgaaaaatcccgattttcgtagaatttttttttaacatttcgaAGCGTGGGAACGTTATAGGGGGTTGTACTAGAGACAATTGGAAATTGAGATAATTAGAGAAAAGTCctgaaaaagtaggtcatgtgAAAATGAGCACTGAAACTCACTATAAAAGGCaactttttgtaattttgaaactttttatcaTCATGTCATTCATGACAAAATGCCCAAAATGTCCAACTTACGAATCTAAGAAGACTACCAATGTGTATCGACACCTTCGGGAAGTGCATAATGCGAGTGAGGCTGAAGTTGATCAATTCCGAATTCAGAGAAAAGAAGGTAAATCCTTGACGACAAAAGGCAGTGGAGCATGGAAGTGTCCCGTATGCGAACTAGTTATTCCAACAGAGAAAGGCTTGAAGAACCATATGAACCAGAAGCACAGGAAGAAGCCCATCGATCCTTCGACAATCACTCTTGCTACAACGTCGCCCACAATGGTCTCGCCTCCTCCCAAGGTattctatctgaaaatttaaagcattAAATATAAGTAATTACGTTTCAATTATGACAATTTGATCAgtttcagaacaattttttcagagaatccAGCTACCCAAATCGACGGAAAAATCGCTTGTTTCTTCAGTAGCTACAGTTCGGCAAACACTTTTTGACTACTGGATTTTTGACTACATTGCTTTTTGACTACGAgtgtctttttcgctactgaccgaaaaaattagaataatttaaaaaaatgacagcGGAATTTGCGAAAATGCGGAGCgctttggaaaaattgcagaagaAACATAATGATTTCCTTCAAGAGGACTACACGATGGACGGGTCTCGCAGGGAAgagtagcgaaaaagacatgTAGCGAAAAATCCatcattgagaaaaaagtgatttatcGCCACGTGACCCTTTTGCTAAGCTTATTTGGAGGACTTTTTGAAAGGGTAGCCTGTAGGCATACTGTAGTTATAGCATTTAGTGGTACGGTATTGGTACTGTATGTACTGTAGGATCACTGTGGCGTTACTGTGGTTTGCTAAACGCCCTGTTTTTGTCTTCTAAGGAGATGAAGAGAGACTGTAGGAAATCCGCGAACGAATGTACTCCAATACGCCAGCATAAGAAGAAACGACAGCATACgaatgtacaaaaaaattgacagcaTAGGAAGACGCCAGCATAAGAAATGGCAGCATAGGAATATAGGCTATAGTAATGTAATGTTACGACTGGGTGAAAATCGAGAATCTTCGGGAATGttcgagaaatttcaagaatttattttagaatctTATGGAAagttctgaataaaaaataattgttttcacaaattgcgatactgcaatttttattgcaactTTGTTGAATGATTCAATGAACAACTTCTACAAACTATCTTTGAGTTTTGGAAAACGCCAGTCGGTCGGAGCGCGTCTTGGTTTTTATGTGGtagtcaaaaagtcaaaagtgcGAATGTAGTCCTCTTGAAGTagctattttttcagtcagtagcgaaaaagacattcagtagtcaaaaagacaaaagtgcgaatgtagctattttttcggtcagtagcgaaaaagacacTCGTAGTCAAAAAGCAATGTAGTCAAAAATCCAGTAGTCAAAAAGTGTTTCCCTGGAAAGAAGGAGtaattttcaacagttttaaGCACGTATACGTAGAAAATGAAAGAGAACGCTGAAAGATTGAATTATGGCGAATTTTATGccaaaataattacaaaaaccCTAATTT includes:
- the K08D10.11 gene encoding uncharacterized protein (Confirmed by transcript evidence), translated to MHFPKVSIHIDRPPRPPSLSASSSPAPGSARKPYFFSIYSITTNTFINFFISNSWISYKNRIFFS